One stretch of Acidicapsa acidisoli DNA includes these proteins:
- a CDS encoding cytochrome-c peroxidase: MGVRAISLLVTGSLVLGAVIFSTGYKRRVVRAAASDEAKSSAKPAGRMPPDFDKEVARVEAEVDRIEADTLGHAVSTTLDRQGQVRTLGKLLLFDKHFSVHQNEACSFCHMPETGFTGPIQSLNETTVSYPGSERTRFSNRKPQSYMYAPFAPVLHFNELQGDFVGGNFWDMRASGYRLQSPSAEQAQGPPTNPVEMGLPDSACIAFRLSSAPYRKLFETVWGIDSFRIQWPENVEKICSTPGPPPENDQYPVHLSASDRARSDHVYDGFALAISAYEFSPEVSPFTSKYDAVQAGKDQFTAQEKLGYELFRGKARCNECHRDGGPGEEPLFTDFTASNLGVPRNSALQYYYEEAPDQRGYSANPDGTAYVDAGVGHFLRKLKSLSGQLNPDSGWIQLAPKFDGKYQVPTLRNVDMRPTPDFVKAYMHNGYFKNLKDVMHFYNTRDVLPRCGPNDPGEKVTCWPTPENPTNMNKRQLGNLKLTNEEEDAVVAFMKTLTDGYKIPSQRAAK, encoded by the coding sequence ATGGGCGTTCGTGCAATTTCCCTGTTGGTGACAGGTTCTCTCGTATTGGGTGCGGTCATCTTTTCAACCGGCTATAAGCGCCGAGTTGTGCGAGCTGCCGCTTCAGACGAAGCAAAATCGTCGGCCAAGCCAGCAGGCCGGATGCCGCCCGATTTCGACAAGGAGGTGGCGAGAGTCGAGGCCGAAGTAGACCGGATCGAGGCAGATACTCTTGGCCATGCAGTAAGTACCACCCTCGATCGCCAGGGGCAGGTGCGGACTCTGGGCAAGTTGCTGCTCTTCGACAAGCATTTCTCTGTCCATCAGAACGAAGCGTGCAGTTTCTGTCACATGCCGGAAACGGGATTCACCGGGCCAATTCAGTCTCTGAATGAAACTACGGTATCGTATCCAGGGTCCGAGCGAACCCGGTTCAGCAATCGAAAGCCGCAGAGCTACATGTATGCTCCCTTCGCGCCCGTGCTCCACTTCAACGAACTGCAAGGCGATTTTGTCGGCGGCAATTTCTGGGATATGCGCGCCAGCGGCTATCGGTTGCAGAGTCCAAGCGCTGAACAAGCGCAGGGACCGCCTACGAATCCTGTTGAAATGGGATTACCGGATTCAGCCTGTATCGCCTTCCGTCTTTCCTCTGCTCCCTATCGCAAGCTCTTTGAGACGGTGTGGGGGATAGATTCGTTCCGCATTCAATGGCCTGAGAACGTCGAAAAAATCTGTTCAACTCCAGGACCGCCACCCGAGAACGATCAGTATCCTGTCCATCTCAGTGCGTCAGACCGGGCTCGGTCCGATCATGTCTATGACGGCTTCGCCCTGGCGATCTCCGCGTACGAATTCTCGCCGGAGGTAAGCCCGTTTACATCGAAGTATGACGCAGTGCAGGCAGGGAAAGATCAATTCACGGCCCAGGAAAAGCTGGGTTATGAACTGTTCCGGGGCAAAGCCAGATGTAATGAATGTCATCGCGACGGCGGCCCGGGAGAAGAGCCGCTGTTCACCGATTTCACTGCCAGTAACCTCGGTGTTCCGCGGAATTCCGCATTGCAGTACTACTACGAAGAAGCGCCCGACCAGCGCGGCTATAGCGCCAATCCTGACGGAACGGCATATGTCGATGCAGGAGTAGGACATTTTCTGCGCAAGCTGAAAAGCCTGAGTGGGCAACTGAATCCCGACTCCGGATGGATTCAGTTGGCGCCTAAGTTCGACGGCAAGTACCAGGTGCCCACACTTCGCAATGTGGATATGCGGCCAACTCCCGATTTTGTGAAGGCGTACATGCACAATGGCTACTTCAAGAACCTCAAGGATGTCATGCACTTCTACAACACGCGGGATGTTCTTCCCAGGTGCGGGCCCAACGATCCCGGAGAAAAAGTGACCTGCTGGCCCACGCCCGAAAATCCAACCAATATGAATAAGCGCCAGCTCGGCAACCTCAAGCTGACGAACGAGGAAGAAGATGCCGTTGTCGCTTTCATGAAGA